The following nucleotide sequence is from Prosthecobacter sp..
CTGGATGTGCCGCAACGCGTCACGATTGGGCAGCGGCCAGTCGCTTGTGCGCAAAAATTCGAGTGTGGCACGCGCATCTTCGGCGGTCACAAGCTTGCCGTCATGCCAGAAGCGACCGGGACGAATGTCGAGATCAAGCACCGGTTCGACCAGCGCGCCGACCTCTCCCAACAGCGTGAGCGTGCATGGCTGCTGCGGGCCGGAATCAAGCGTGACACGTAATTCATCCAGCAAACGCTGTGCCGGGCCGCTCACGACGAACTCGCACGCGTTCGGGCCGTCGAACCACACGCGCTGAATTTGTCCGACCAATGTCGAGGCGGCGGTGAAGCGGTCCCAGTCTTCCCGCAAGGGTGTTTGACGCTCGATACGCCAGAACGCGGCAGGCTGCGGTTGCAGATCCGCGATGACCTCCAGCGCCTGCTGAACACCGGTGATGGCAGTCTCGCTGAAGCTCAGCAGCAACGCGTTCCCCTTCACATGTGCCGTAGCGGGGCGCCCTTGCGCCTGGAGACGCACCAGCGCGCGTTTCGCCGTCGCTTCATCAGTGAACCAGCAGGTCACGTCCTGGCTCCATCTCCACGAGTCTGCCAGCGCCGGCTGCAAAGCGCCCTCCGCGCCGATTCGGAGCAGCGGTTCATGCACGAGGTCGGAAATCTGGCGTTCGACCTCAGTCTCCGGCAGAAACGGGTTCAATGCGGGGACGTTCTGCGGCAGCATGACGACGATGCCGTCCTTGCCCTGCACATGGCTGTGCCTGGAGGTTTCCGCCGACCACCACGCCAGCGCCGCGATGAGCAGCGGGAAGCCAAGGATGAGCGTGCGGGCCAGGATCATGCGCGCAGGAGGTTAGAGCGTGCGCATGGCGGGGGCAAGACATCGCTAGATGCCGCTCATGATGCCTTCGTCCGTGACCTGGATGCGTTCGGCGGCGGGCACCTTCGGCAGCGCGGGCATGCGCATCATGGTCCCGGTCAAAGCGACGAGGAAACCAGCGCCGTTGGCGATTTCAAAGTCGCGCACCGTGATGGTGAAACCACGCGGGCGTCCGCGCTTCTTCGCATCGTCGGAGAGCGAGTCCTGCGTCTTGGCCATGCAGAGCGGCAGCTTGTCGAATCCGCTGCGGGCAAAGAGCGCGAGCCTGGCTTTCGCTTCATCGGTGAGCTGCACACCATCAGCGCCATAAATCTTCGTGGCGATGGCGGTGAGCTTTGTTTCAACGCTGTCGTCAGGTTGATAAAGAAAGGGCAGCGGCGCGGACTCCTGGGGCAATGCGGCGAGCACTTTTTCCGCGAGCTGCATGGCTCCGTCACCGCCATGAGAGAACACATCGGCGGTGGCGCTGGGCACACCACGCGCGGCACAGAACTCATGCACAAGGGCGAGTTCTTCCTCAGAGTCGTTGGTGAAACGATTGACTGCCACGATGACCGGACGCTGGAACTGAGCGGCGCTGTCGAGATGCGCGGCGAGATTGTCGAGACCACGCCGCAGTGCCTCCGTGTCGGTCTGCGTGAGCTGGTCCAACGCCACGCCACCATGCATTTTCAAAGCGCGAATGGTTGCCACGATGACGATCGCCGCAGGTGCGAGACCGGCCTGCCGGCATTTGATGTGCATGAACTTTTCACCGCCGAGATCGAAGGCGAATCCGGCTTCGGTCACGGCAAAATCGGCATAGGCGAGCGCCATGCGCGTCGCCAGCACCGAGTTGCAGCCATGCGCGATGTTCGCAAACGGCCCGCCGTGCAGGAAGGCAGGCACACCTTCCATGCTCTGCACGAGATTCGGCATCAGCGCTTCGCGCAACAATGCCATCATGGCTCCGGTGACGCGGAACTCTTTGGCGAAGACCGGCTCGCCCTCCGGTGTGAAGCCGACGACGATGCGTTCGAGACGTTTGCGCAGATCCAGCAGCGATTCAGAGAGGCAGAGGATCGCCATGATCTCGGAAGCCGCAGTGATGTCGAAACCTGTGACGCGCTCGGTCGGTTTGCCGACGGCGGTGCGCACGATGCGCAGGGCACGGTCGTTCATGTCCATCACGCGTTTCCACAGCACGTGCTCCGGCTTCAGAGGCGCGTCGCCGAGGAAGAGATGGTTGTCGATGACGGCGGAGAGCAGGTTGTGCGCGCAGGTGATGGCGTGGAAGTCGCCGGTGAAATGCAGATTGATCGCATGCGCGGGCCGCACGCTGCTTTTGCCACCACCCGTCGCGCCGCCCTTGCGGCCAAACACCGGTCCCATCGACGGCTGACGCAATGCGAGCGCGACGCTCTGCCCGATCTTTTTCAAACCCTGCGCCAGACCGATGGAGACGGTCGTTTTGCCTTCACCCGCCGGTGTCGGCGTGATGGCGGAGACGAGGATCAGCTTCCCGCGCGCCGGTTTTTCCTGGAGGGCTTTGAGGCTGATCTTGGCCATGTCCCGCCCATGAAGAATGAGGTGCTCGGGTGAGATGCCGAGTCCGGCGGCAATGGGGGAGATCTCCGGGTGCATGGCGATGGAAGCGCGCATGATGGCAAGGCATGCTGCGAAGCAAAGGCTTTTCCAAGGACAAAAAGCCGCCTTTCGTGCTGATGCAAAGTTCCTTCGGGCCGATGTGCAAATCTCCACAATCGCGTCGGACTGTCCGCCGTGCCGTTCCGCTCGGATGTGACTGCCAGTCGAATCTACGAAATGCGGCTTCTGGCACTGCGTTCTTCATGCGCATGAAATCCCCGCATCTGTTTTCGGCCTTCGCTTTGATGTTCGGTGCGTTATCGCACGGCGCGGATTTGCCTGCGCTCTACGAAAGCGATTTCAAAAGCACGCGCTATGGACGCATCCCGGATGGCTGGCGGGATGAGATCGCGGAGCGGCCGAGCCGGGGCTGGGTGGTGGATGGGAAGGGGTTGGTGCGGCCGGTGCTGAAGCTGCACACGGGACTGCTCGTGTATGACGGCTACACCGCGAATGTGAAACCGGCGCGAGTGCTGGCGGATGCGCGGCTGGTGGCGGAGTTTCAAAAGACGGAGGACGAGGCGGTGGCGTTTGGCATCGCAGGACGCGTGGTGGATGCGCGGAACTATTACCTCGCTCGGTTCAGCGGCACGGACCGGCTGGAGTTGGTGAAGGTGAAGGATGGCATGGAGACAGCGCTGGATTTTCGCAAGCCGGTCACGGAGGTCGCGTCGCGTCCGACGGGCATCGTGACGTTGCGGTGCTATCGCGAAGGCGAGCGCTGGACGCTTTCGTTCTCGTTGGAAGGTGATCACCTCTCCGCCGTCGTGAGCGATGCCAAAGGAAACGAGCAGGCGCGAATCGCGGCGGTTGATGGCAACTTCAAACAAGGTCGGCCGGGATTGTGTGCCACGACTTTTGCGGCAGCGGCGTCATTTCGCGTCGAGGCGCTGGCACCGTTTGAAGCGAAGGCGGACGCGGCGCGATTGGCGAAGCGGAACGCGGTCATTGCGTCGGAGCAGCCAGATTATCCGGTCGTGCAGCCGCTTTGGAAGAGCATCGACACGCCACGCGCGAAGATCGCGGCGGAATACGATGTCGTCATCGCGGGCGCGGGCACCGGTGGCTGGGCGGCGGCGGTGCAGGCGTCGCGCATGGGGGCGCGTGTGCTCTTGCTCGATGAGACGGACTGGATCGGCGGGCAGATGAGTTGTGCAGCGGTCACGACGATGGATGAGGACAGCGTGTGGATGAAGTTCCCCGTGCGCGAGCGCGGGCTGTATCGCGAGTTTCACGAGAGCATGGTCACGCATTACCAGACGCTCGATAAAGACCCCTTCGTCGCCTATTACGGCTATCCCGAGCAGCATGAGGGCGGCTATGAGCCGAAGGCCGCGCGAGCCGTGCTTTACGGTTTCATCCAAGAGGCGCGTGAGCGGAAGGCGGTGCTGGATGTGAGCCTGCGCACGCGCGTTGCTGCCGTGAAAAAGTCAGGCGACACTGTGACGGGTGCGACGTTGGTTTTCGCCGATGCGGCGAAGCAAGACATCACATGCAAGGTGCTCATCGACGCCACGGAATACGGCGATGTCATCCCGCTCACCGGCGCTCGCTATCGCGTGGGCAACAGCACGAGCGACAAGATCGATCCCGCCACGCTCGTGCAGGATCACACCTGGACCTGCGTCGTGCGCGAGTATCCCGAGGGCGTGCCGGAGCATCTCCAAATCAAAGCGCCGCCTCCCGGCTACGAGACCGGCAGCGGCAAGCGCTACCGCAAATTCACCAACGACGGCATGATGCTCTGGGGTGCCGCGGGCAAGGGCATCAAAGCCAATCGTCACTGGCGCGTGTTCTTCGCGTGGCGCGGCATGGCGGACGCGGACAGCCCGCTCACCGGCCTGCGCAGCGCCGCGTTGCACACGCAATGCGGATTCAACGGCGGCAACGATTACCCGGTGACCGCTGCCACCATCGAAGATCCCGCGCAGCGCCTGCGCGATGAGCGCGAGGGCATCTACAAGACTCTCGGCGCGCTTTATTACTTCCAGCACGAGCTTGGCGTGAACTGGGCGCTCGCCGAGGACGAGGGCTACGCCACGCCTTACAACCACGCGAAGATGAAGGCGCTCGATCTGCGGTCCGATCTCGAAAGGATCGCCGTTCATCTGCCGCAGCAGCCGTATGTGCGCGAGTGCCGACGCATCATCGGCGTGCAGACACTCACGGCGCATGATCTCGGACGTTTTGAAAACGCGAAGCACGTCAGCACCGCCGTGGCGATGGGTGATTACTTCATGGACCTCGACCACGGCAAGACCGCGCACGCCATCGAGCCTGATCTCGACGCAGGCGAGCTGCCTCAAGGCGGCGGGCCGTTTCAGATTCCTTTCGAGGTCTTCATCCCTGAAAAAATCGACGGCTTTGTGCCTGCGGAGAAAAACATCTCGCAGTCGCGCCTAGCCAATGGTGCCACACGCCTGCAACCCGTCACCATGCTCACCGGTCAAGCTGCGGGCACCATT
It contains:
- a CDS encoding formate--tetrahydrofolate ligase translates to MRASIAMHPEISPIAAGLGISPEHLILHGRDMAKISLKALQEKPARGKLILVSAITPTPAGEGKTTVSIGLAQGLKKIGQSVALALRQPSMGPVFGRKGGATGGGKSSVRPAHAINLHFTGDFHAITCAHNLLSAVIDNHLFLGDAPLKPEHVLWKRVMDMNDRALRIVRTAVGKPTERVTGFDITAASEIMAILCLSESLLDLRKRLERIVVGFTPEGEPVFAKEFRVTGAMMALLREALMPNLVQSMEGVPAFLHGGPFANIAHGCNSVLATRMALAYADFAVTEAGFAFDLGGEKFMHIKCRQAGLAPAAIVIVATIRALKMHGGVALDQLTQTDTEALRRGLDNLAAHLDSAAQFQRPVIVAVNRFTNDSEEELALVHEFCAARGVPSATADVFSHGGDGAMQLAEKVLAALPQESAPLPFLYQPDDSVETKLTAIATKIYGADGVQLTDEAKARLALFARSGFDKLPLCMAKTQDSLSDDAKKRGRPRGFTITVRDFEIANGAGFLVALTGTMMRMPALPKVPAAERIQVTDEGIMSGI
- a CDS encoding FAD-dependent oxidoreductase; this encodes MKSPHLFSAFALMFGALSHGADLPALYESDFKSTRYGRIPDGWRDEIAERPSRGWVVDGKGLVRPVLKLHTGLLVYDGYTANVKPARVLADARLVAEFQKTEDEAVAFGIAGRVVDARNYYLARFSGTDRLELVKVKDGMETALDFRKPVTEVASRPTGIVTLRCYREGERWTLSFSLEGDHLSAVVSDAKGNEQARIAAVDGNFKQGRPGLCATTFAAAASFRVEALAPFEAKADAARLAKRNAVIASEQPDYPVVQPLWKSIDTPRAKIAAEYDVVIAGAGTGGWAAAVQASRMGARVLLLDETDWIGGQMSCAAVTTMDEDSVWMKFPVRERGLYREFHESMVTHYQTLDKDPFVAYYGYPEQHEGGYEPKAARAVLYGFIQEARERKAVLDVSLRTRVAAVKKSGDTVTGATLVFADAAKQDITCKVLIDATEYGDVIPLTGARYRVGNSTSDKIDPATLVQDHTWTCVVREYPEGVPEHLQIKAPPPGYETGSGKRYRKFTNDGMMLWGAAGKGIKANRHWRVFFAWRGMADADSPLTGLRSAALHTQCGFNGGNDYPVTAATIEDPAQRLRDEREGIYKTLGALYYFQHELGVNWALAEDEGYATPYNHAKMKALDLRSDLERIAVHLPQQPYVRECRRIIGVQTLTAHDLGRFENAKHVSTAVAMGDYFMDLDHGKTAHAIEPDLDAGELPQGGGPFQIPFEVFIPEKIDGFVPAEKNISQSRLANGATRLQPVTMLTGQAAGTIAALAVKQGVQPRALHPIRVQAALLDAGCTLIQRWHADVPWGTEIWRATQLLALHQLMDRPGEIDRDNTVPLAAKAKWGVDDALSDEERNRVLERLQKLVGEKSAIPAEKITLGVKAGDFAILIARALIQSTQP